Proteins encoded within one genomic window of Humulus lupulus chromosome 1, drHumLupu1.1, whole genome shotgun sequence:
- the LOC133798163 gene encoding uncharacterized protein LOC133798163 produces MVSRKKRVRETDGNQIMIQASQLSGSSDASGYEQSRDLRIKENKERMKKFGIFDLSQKLKSEIAPRKRFSRHPSEPKKTQTLPPLPGSPRRSSRLKTLDPVSYVELRPERTKGSSKSEKICVREGLNPEIYTEEHEKSLGDCKKTWTLLVDGYGEDGKRVYDEVNGETCHQCRQKTLGHHTHCSKCNLVQGQFCGDCLYSRYGENVIETKEKPNWICPVCRDICNCSLCRKAKGWMPTGQLTRKVFRLGYKSVAHYLIQTFRSQTKTENSSQKDKSHERRDSPDESLTSQPENSSRDDPNEEVEKVQLLDNEHVDANDEGQRDAKHVFINDGM; encoded by the exons ATGGTGAGCCGGAAAAAGAGAGTGCGAGAGACCGATGGAAATCAGATTATGATCCAAGCCTCCCAACTCTCCGGATCTTCTGATGCTTCCGGGTATGAGCAGTCCAGGGACCTCAGAATCAAAGAGAACAAGGAGAGAATGAAGAAGTTTGGCATTTTTGATCTTTCTCAGAAGCTTAAGTCTGAAATCGCCCCAAGAAAGCGTTTTTCCAGACACCCATCTGAGCCGAAGAAAACACAAACTCTTCCCCCTTTGCCTGGGTCGCCCAGGCGTTCATCCAG GTTGAAAACTTTGGATCCGGTTAGTTATGTGGAGCTTCGTCCTGAAAGAACGAAAGGCTCTTCGAAGAGTGAGAAGATTTGCGTAAGAGAAGGTTTGAACCCAGAGATTTACACAGAAGAGCACGAGAAGAGTTTGGGGGATTGCAAGAAGACTTGGACTCTTCTTGTTGATGGATATGGAGAAGATGGAAAACGCGTATACGATGAAGTTAATGGAGAAACTTGCCATCAATGCAG GCAGAAAACTCTTGGTCATCATACCCATTGCAGCAAATGCAACTTGGTCCAGGGACAGTTTTGTGGAGACTGCTTATACAGTAG ATATGGAGAAAACGTCATTGAAACCaaagagaaacctaactggattTGCCCTGTGTGTCGGGATATATGCAACTGTAGTTTATGCCGCAAGGCAAAAGGGTGGATGCCAACTGGTCAACTCACTAGAAAG GTTTTCAGGCTGGGTTACAAATCTGTGGCACATTATCTCATTCAAACCTTCCGTTCTCAAACAAAAACAGAAAACTCGAGTCAAAAGGATAAATCTCATGAAAGACGTGATAGCCCTGATGAATCATTGACATCTCAACCTGAGAATTCATCACGTGATGATCCAAATGAGGAAGTTGAGAAAGTTCAGCTTTTGGACAATGAGCATGTTGATGCGAATGATGAAGGTCAAAGGGATGCCAAGCATGTTTTTATAAATGATGGTATGTAG
- the LOC133822432 gene encoding uncharacterized protein LOC133822432: MASSGFYGDPAVSNRHVTWELLQHLRIIAHGAWLVMGDFNEILSQADKNGGRLRNEQKIEVFRNTLENSQKNKEDHSELQQTERKLDDLLRKEEVFWHQRSRIQWLKAGDQNTKFFHQKARERQKNNSIKGIFNDGNEWCTSDSEISEITMKFYNSLFASSSPSEEKIEELLQGVHTSVSDEMNMSLEAPFPLEEIKDAVFSMSVDKSPGPDGRLITDNALIAYECLHIVKSKKSGRKSFATMKLDMSKAYDRVEWIFVEKMLIKMGFRPYWVNKLMKCVTSVQYSFQINGASYGEVIPSRGLRQGDPLSPYLFLFCAEGFSALIQQAKSRKEIKELRIANIAPFITHLFFADDSLIIVQASERSLQAIQNIFSLYSTCSG, from the exons ATGGCTTCGAG TGGCTTTTATGGTGACCCAGCAGTATCCAATAGACATGTGACATGGGAGTTGTTACAACATTTGCGAATAATAGCACATGGGGCATGGTTAGTGATGGGGGATTTCAATGAAATTCTAAGTCAAGCTGATAAAAATGGAGGAAGGCTACGAAACGAACAAAAAATTGAAGTGTTTCGAAACACACTAGAG AATTCACAAAAAAATAAGGAAGACCATAGTGAGTTACAACAAACAGAAAGAAAATTGGATGATTTATTGCGCAAAGAGGAAGTCTTTTGGCATCAACGATCCAGAATACAATGGCTAAAAGCAGGAGACCAAAATACAAAATTCTTTCATCAAAAGGCAAGAGAGCGACAAAAGAACAATTCAATTAAAG GCATTTTCAATGATGGAAACGAATGGTGCACAAGTGATAGTGAGATCAGTGAGATCACAATGAAGTTCTACAATTCTCTCTTCGCTTCTTCATCTCCCtcagaagaaaaaattgaagaactattACAAGGAGTTCATACTTCTGTTTCAGATGAGATGAACATGAGTTTAGAAGCCCCTTTTCCCCTGGAGGAAATAAAAGATGCAGTCTTCTCTATGTCTGTAGATAAAAGCCCAGGTCCAGATG GAAGACTCATTACAGATAATGCACTTATTGCCTATGAGTGCCTTCACATTGTGAAATCTAAGAAGTCAGGGAGAAAATCATTCGCAACAATGAAATTAGATATGAGTAAGGCGTACGACAGAGTTGAATGGATTTTTGTGGAAAAAATGTTAATTAAGATGGGATTTCGACCTTACTGGGTTAACAAATTAATGAAATGTGTAACTTCAGTCCAATATTCGTTTCAAATTAATGGAGCAAGCTATGGAGAAGTAATTCCATCAAGAGGGTTGAGACAGGGGGACCCTCTATCACCTTACCTTTTCCTATTTTGTGCAGAAGGTTTTTCAGCTTTAATTCAACAAGCGAAGAGTAGAAAGGAAataaaggaactaagaatagctAATATAGCTCCTTTTATTACCCATTTATTCTTTGCGGATGACAGCCTCATTATCGTCCAGGCATCTGAGAGATCTCTACAAGCTATACAAAACATATTTTCTCTATACTCGACATGTTCTGGATAG